One window of the Podospora pseudocomata strain CBS 415.72m chromosome 7, whole genome shotgun sequence genome contains the following:
- a CDS encoding hypothetical protein (EggNog:ENOG503PNCH), with protein MIASRLLLTLLLSLSGVLGQRCQWSHLRQSSDRYSELQTSPQHTPSPSDPLFFPATSPYPFYNNAIPTPLNQTILATTQVRPLHTHSIIDQEGCSSYTRLITNDAILAVQIFYESATNTGGVPLRVKEIHTVYFLAPGNSTEKIQANVKRETWPSFSRSDQDARSTLKGVFDAYLDANGPVAWAGSCSMLDSGKGGDLRAGQGDQCAELRLQLKEGQKIEQRMYVIDESLGAVTVSGVVGGKVAGFEGRVVKGKLEYVHQFGDYCS; from the exons ATGATTGCCTCTCGCCTTCTGTTGAcgcttcttctctctctttccggTGTCTTGGGCC AACGTTGCCAATGGTCCCATCTACGTCAATCTTCCGACCGCTACTCGGAGCTTCAAACCAGCCCCCAGCATACCCCCTCACCATCTgaccccctcttcttccccgccaCGAGCCCCTACCCATTCTACAACAacgccatccccacccccctcaaccaaacCATCCTCGCAACCACTCAAGTCCGCCCTTTACACACCCATTCCATCATCGACCAAGAGGGCTGCTCAAGCTACACCCGTCTAATCACCAACGACGCCATCTTGGCAGTGCAGATATTCTACGAAtccgccaccaacaccgggGGAGTGCCCCTCAGAGTTAAGGAGATTCACACTGTGTACTTCCTTGCTCCGGGGAACAGTACCGAAAAAATTCAGGCCAATGTGAAGAGAGAAACGTGGCCGAGTTTCAGCAGGTCGGATCAAGATGCAAGATCGACCTTGAAGGGGGTATTTGATGCGTATTTGGATGCGAATGGCCCTGTCGCGTGGGCTGGCAGCTGTTCGATGCTTGATTCTGGAAAGGGTGGTGATCTCAGAGCTGGGCAGGGAGATCAGTGTGCGGAGCTGAGGCTGCAATTGAAAGAAGGTCAAAAGATAGAGCAGAGAATGTATGTGATTGACGAGTCTCTTGGCGCGGTGACTGtgtcgggggtggtggggggaaaggTGGCAGGGTTTGAGGGGAGGGTCGTGAAGGGGAAGTTGGAGTATGTGCACCAGTTTGGTGACTACTGCTCCTGA